One Kribbella sp. NBC_00662 genomic region harbors:
- a CDS encoding N-acetyltransferase family protein, with product MELATLDADDWPIAREVRLRALKDSPSAYISEYEDEVAVGEDGWRERFTRMRWIVARHQARVIGLASSVRVDGRPPYERHVESVWVDPRHRRTGILRAIFGHLTEVEPDVTEWRVWVLDTNFVAREVYERLGFSPTGEWQPLADGSGRLEIRLRFDAPR from the coding sequence TTGGAACTCGCCACGCTCGATGCCGACGACTGGCCGATCGCCCGGGAAGTTCGCCTCCGGGCGCTGAAGGATTCGCCGTCGGCGTACATCTCGGAGTACGAGGACGAGGTGGCGGTGGGCGAGGACGGCTGGCGGGAACGGTTCACCCGGATGCGGTGGATCGTGGCTCGTCACCAGGCACGGGTGATCGGGCTCGCGAGCTCGGTCCGCGTCGACGGCCGACCGCCGTACGAACGGCATGTCGAGTCGGTGTGGGTCGATCCACGGCACCGGCGTACGGGGATCTTGCGCGCAATCTTCGGCCACCTGACCGAGGTCGAGCCCGATGTGACCGAGTGGCGGGTGTGGGTGCTGGACACGAACTTCGTGGCGCGCGAGGTGTACGAACGCCTCGGATTCAGTCCAACGGGTGAATGGCAGCCGCTAGCCGACGGTTCCGGTCGGCTGGAGATTCGCCTGCGGTTTGATGCGCCGCGCTGA